Proteins encoded by one window of Methylosinus sp. PW1:
- a CDS encoding bifunctional 2-polyprenyl-6-hydroxyphenol methylase/3-demethylubiquinol 3-O-methyltransferase UbiG: MGEAGVTEEFFARRSAARARLDEIDPHKTPGGVAADPQRKDWFEAVYRLAEGDAAGVPWAHLAPHPLLADWLATRRLDGLRALDIGCGLGDNAEALAAAGARVTAFDLVEQAVAWARRRFPQSAVDYRAADLFATPQEWRGGFDIVHECYTLQALPDTLLDAAAQALAGLVAPGGLLLVIARARDEGQEVGGPPWPLPPSRMEALAVGGLRCEALEDISATNAMVRHWRAAFRRDG; the protein is encoded by the coding sequence ATGGGAGAAGCAGGCGTGACCGAGGAGTTTTTCGCGCGCCGCTCCGCCGCGCGCGCCCGTCTCGACGAGATCGACCCGCATAAGACGCCCGGCGGCGTCGCGGCCGATCCACAGCGCAAGGATTGGTTCGAGGCCGTTTATCGCCTCGCCGAGGGCGACGCCGCCGGCGTGCCATGGGCGCATCTCGCGCCGCATCCGCTGCTCGCTGACTGGCTCGCGACCCGGCGCCTCGACGGGTTGCGCGCGCTCGATATCGGCTGCGGTCTCGGCGACAACGCCGAGGCGCTCGCCGCCGCCGGCGCGCGCGTCACCGCTTTCGATCTCGTGGAGCAGGCCGTCGCCTGGGCGAGGCGCCGCTTTCCGCAGAGCGCCGTCGATTATCGCGCCGCCGATCTCTTCGCCACGCCTCAGGAATGGCGCGGCGGCTTCGATATCGTCCATGAATGCTACACGCTGCAAGCCCTGCCCGACACGCTGCTGGATGCGGCGGCGCAGGCGCTCGCCGGCCTGGTCGCGCCGGGCGGATTGCTGCTCGTCATCGCCCGCGCCCGCGACGAGGGCCAAGAGGTGGGCGGCCCGCCCTGGCCGCTGCCGCCGAGCCGCATGGAAGCCCTCGCCGTGGGCGGCTTGCGTTGCGAGGCGCTCGAGGATATTTCCGCGACGAACGCCATGGTCCGCCATTGGCGCGCGGCCTTCCGCCGGGACGGCTGA
- a CDS encoding DNA polymerase III subunit chi: MTDVWFYHLQRLPLESALPRLLELSLARDWRVVVQATSARRLEALDDLLWSYAGESFLPHGTAKDDDPETQPIFLTIGRDNPNRAHVRFFVENAELSPVLADTASAPEARAILMFDGNDEAAVQAARAQWRQLKTEGHTLSYWRQSEEGKWEKQA; the protein is encoded by the coding sequence ATGACGGACGTCTGGTTCTACCATCTCCAGCGCCTCCCGCTGGAGAGCGCTCTGCCCAGGCTGCTCGAGCTGTCGCTGGCGCGCGACTGGCGCGTCGTGGTGCAGGCGACCAGCGCACGGCGGCTGGAGGCGCTCGACGATCTGCTCTGGTCCTATGCGGGAGAGAGCTTTCTGCCGCATGGCACGGCCAAGGACGACGATCCCGAGACGCAGCCGATCTTCCTCACCATCGGCCGCGACAATCCCAATCGCGCCCATGTCCGCTTCTTCGTGGAAAATGCGGAGCTTTCCCCCGTGCTCGCCGACACTGCGAGCGCGCCGGAAGCGCGCGCCATACTCATGTTCGACGGCAATGACGAGGCCGCGGTGCAGGCCGCGCGCGCGCAATGGCGGCAGCTGAAGACGGAAGGCCACACGCTCTCCTATTGGCGCCAGAGCGAGGAAGGCAAATGGGAGAAGCAGGCGTGA
- the xth gene encoding exodeoxyribonuclease III: MRIATWNVNSVRQRLEPLTAYLREVAPDVLCLQEIKCEDKAFPRAEIEDLGYNVETHGQKTFNGVAILSKTPIEVVRGLPKFEHDPQARYIEAVVSTDHGALRVASIYLPNGNPPDTEKYTYKLAFMDCLIAHAASLLALEEPVVLAGDYNVIPAVGDVHDPKAWAGDALFLPQTRAKFQELLNLGYTEALRASTDAAGLYTFWDYQAGAWQKNNGIRIDHLLLSPQAADRLQSVTIDKDLRAGAKPSDHVPIRCELE, from the coding sequence TTGCGCATCGCCACTTGGAACGTCAATTCCGTCCGCCAGCGGCTGGAGCCGCTCACCGCCTATCTGCGCGAAGTCGCGCCGGACGTGCTGTGCCTGCAAGAGATCAAATGCGAGGACAAGGCCTTCCCGCGCGCCGAGATCGAGGACCTCGGCTATAATGTCGAGACGCATGGGCAGAAGACCTTCAACGGCGTCGCCATTCTCTCCAAGACGCCGATAGAGGTGGTGCGCGGCCTGCCGAAATTCGAGCATGATCCGCAGGCCCGCTACATAGAGGCCGTGGTCTCCACCGATCATGGCGCCCTGCGCGTCGCCAGCATCTATCTGCCCAATGGCAATCCGCCGGACACGGAGAAATACACATATAAGCTCGCCTTCATGGACTGCCTCATCGCCCATGCGGCGAGCCTTCTGGCGCTGGAGGAGCCTGTGGTTCTGGCCGGCGACTACAATGTCATTCCCGCGGTCGGCGACGTCCACGACCCCAAGGCCTGGGCCGGCGACGCGCTGTTCCTGCCGCAGACGCGCGCCAAATTCCAGGAGCTGCTGAACCTCGGCTATACGGAGGCGCTGCGCGCCTCCACCGACGCCGCCGGCCTCTACACATTCTGGGATTATCAGGCCGGCGCCTGGCAGAAGAACAATGGCATTCGCATCGACCATCTTCTGCTCTCGCCGCAAGCCGCCGACCGCTTGCAGAGCGTGACCATCGACAAGGATCTACGCGCCGGCGCGAAGCCCTCCGACCATGTGCCGATAAGATGCGAGTTGGAATGA
- a CDS encoding HAD family phosphatase, whose protein sequence is MFVKSRVTTVVFDVGNVLVDWNPRYLYRKLFDDSQAMERFLGEVCTSDWNLELDRGRPFAEAVAERVALYPDLADLIRAYDARWSEMIAGPIAGTVALLERLAARGTPLYALTNFSDEKYVETVPRFDFFQRFAGVVVSGRVGLLKPDAAIYRLLLESYGLNPAACIFIDDSAANVEGARAVGMHATRFESPEQVERDLQELALL, encoded by the coding sequence ATGTTCGTGAAATCTCGCGTCACCACCGTCGTCTTCGATGTCGGCAATGTGCTGGTCGATTGGAATCCCCGCTATCTCTATCGCAAGCTCTTCGACGATTCGCAGGCGATGGAGCGCTTCCTCGGCGAGGTCTGCACCTCGGATTGGAATCTGGAATTGGATCGCGGGCGGCCTTTCGCCGAGGCGGTGGCCGAGCGCGTCGCGCTCTATCCCGATCTCGCCGATCTCATTCGCGCCTATGATGCGCGCTGGAGCGAGATGATCGCCGGGCCGATCGCGGGGACGGTGGCGCTGCTGGAGCGGCTCGCCGCGCGCGGGACGCCGCTCTATGCGCTCACCAATTTCTCCGATGAGAAATATGTGGAGACGGTCCCGCGCTTCGATTTTTTCCAGCGCTTCGCGGGCGTCGTCGTTTCCGGCCGTGTAGGGCTGCTGAAGCCCGACGCCGCCATCTATCGGCTGCTGCTCGAGAGCTATGGGCTCAATCCGGCGGCCTGCATTTTCATCGATGATTCGGCGGCCAATGTGGAAGGCGCGCGCGCTGTGGGAATGCATGCGACGCGCTTCGAGAGCCCGGAGCAGGTCGAGCGCGATTTGCAGGAGCTGGCGCTGCTGTGA
- the pyrF gene encoding orotidine-5'-phosphate decarboxylase: MGTNADIARDRLIVALDVDGVETARALVARLGDSVSFYKIGMELAYGGGLPLVGELKAKGKKVFVDLKLHDIGQTVERATRQIARLGADFLTIHGFPQTMRAARQGAGDGGLRLLAVTVMTSYDDSDLAEAGYSVGVAELVSRRATQAKNAGIDGLILSPQEVAPMRALVGPKMALVTPGVRPAGAALGDQKRVMTPGEAIAAGADHLVVGRPVTQAPAPRAAAEQIIAEISAAIGR; encoded by the coding sequence ATGGGCACGAACGCAGACATCGCACGCGATCGGCTGATCGTCGCGCTGGACGTCGACGGTGTGGAAACGGCGCGCGCGCTGGTCGCGCGGCTCGGCGATTCGGTCTCCTTCTACAAGATCGGCATGGAGCTGGCCTATGGCGGCGGCCTGCCGCTGGTCGGGGAGCTGAAGGCGAAGGGCAAGAAGGTCTTCGTCGATCTGAAGCTGCACGACATCGGCCAGACGGTGGAGCGCGCGACGCGGCAGATCGCCCGGCTCGGCGCGGATTTTCTCACCATTCACGGCTTTCCGCAGACGATGCGCGCCGCCCGCCAGGGCGCAGGCGACGGCGGCCTGCGGCTGCTCGCCGTCACGGTGATGACCTCCTATGACGATTCCGATCTCGCCGAGGCCGGCTATTCCGTCGGCGTCGCCGAGCTGGTTTCGCGACGCGCGACTCAGGCGAAGAATGCGGGGATCGACGGGCTGATCCTGTCGCCGCAGGAAGTGGCGCCGATGCGCGCGCTCGTCGGACCGAAAATGGCGCTGGTGACGCCCGGCGTGCGCCCCGCGGGGGCCGCGCTCGGCGATCAGAAGAGGGTGATGACGCCGGGCGAGGCCATCGCCGCCGGAGCGGACCATCTCGTCGTCGGCCGCCCGGTGACGCAGGCGCCCGCCCCACGCGCCGCCGCCGAGCAAATCATCGCGGAAATCTCGGCCGCTATCGGTCGCTGA
- a CDS encoding GNAT family acetyltransferase: MSLAIRSAALEDEVAVVALWRACGLVVSYNDPAADFRFAKAGSCSDVLVGVDGVGRIGGAVMVGHDGHRGWLYYLASHPDSRGVGFGREMAKAAEDWLRQRGVVKAQLLVRETNTGVVSFYERLGYEVAPRVLMSKWLTPPS, translated from the coding sequence ATGAGTCTGGCGATTCGCAGCGCCGCTCTCGAGGACGAAGTGGCCGTCGTCGCGCTGTGGCGCGCTTGCGGCCTCGTGGTCAGCTATAATGATCCGGCCGCGGATTTCCGCTTCGCCAAGGCCGGATCGTGCTCGGATGTGCTGGTCGGGGTGGATGGCGTGGGCCGCATCGGCGGCGCCGTCATGGTCGGTCACGACGGCCATCGCGGCTGGCTCTATTATCTCGCATCGCATCCCGATTCGCGCGGCGTCGGGTTCGGACGCGAGATGGCGAAAGCCGCGGAGGACTGGCTGCGCCAGCGCGGCGTCGTCAAAGCGCAGCTGCTCGTGCGGGAGACCAATACCGGCGTCGTCTCCTTCTATGAGCGCCTCGGCTATGAGGTCGCGCCGCGCGTGCTCATGAGCAAATGGCTGACGCCGCCGTCCTGA
- a CDS encoding class I SAM-dependent methyltransferase: MSLNIEPLKSALADNARFLRSWMENPRGVGAVSPSGPMLARAMASYVDLSREGPIVELGPGTGPVTQALLEHGVPASRLLLVEYETAFCDLLRQRFPGVEVVQGDAYSLKQTLAGKVEGPISTIVSSLPLLNQPESDRLRLLDQGFEMMAPGGIIIQFTYGLFSPMPLKRHPNGSAFTAVGSQVWANIPPARVWRYSRRAG, from the coding sequence GTGTCACTGAATATCGAGCCACTGAAATCCGCTCTCGCCGATAATGCGCGCTTTCTGCGGTCTTGGATGGAAAATCCTCGCGGCGTCGGCGCCGTCTCGCCCTCGGGGCCTATGCTCGCCCGCGCCATGGCGAGCTATGTCGATCTTTCCCGCGAGGGGCCGATCGTCGAGCTCGGACCGGGCACCGGCCCGGTCACGCAGGCGCTGCTGGAGCATGGGGTTCCCGCCTCGCGCCTGCTGCTGGTCGAATATGAGACCGCGTTCTGCGATCTCCTGCGCCAGCGCTTTCCCGGCGTCGAGGTTGTGCAGGGCGACGCCTATTCGCTGAAGCAGACGCTCGCCGGCAAGGTCGAAGGGCCGATCTCCACCATCGTCTCCAGCCTGCCGCTGCTCAACCAGCCCGAATCGGACCGGTTGCGCCTGCTCGATCAGGGCTTCGAGATGATGGCGCCGGGCGGCATCATCATTCAGTTCACCTATGGCCTGTTCTCGCCCATGCCGCTGAAGCGCCATCCGAACGGCTCCGCCTTCACGGCCGTGGGCTCGCAGGTCTGGGCGAATATTCCGCCGGCGCGTGTGTGGCGCTACAGCCGCCGGGCCGGCTGA
- the dnaJ gene encoding molecular chaperone DnaJ — MSKRDFYEILGVSKTSTDVELKIAFRKAAMQYHPDRNPGDSEAEARFKEVNEAYQCLSDTQKRAAYDRFGHAAFEQGGGGFGGGDGFAASMADIFDDLFGEVMGRRGGGRGSARERGSDLRYNMEITLEEAFHGKAATLKLPTSVSCEPCGGTGAKKGSKPKTCPTCAGHGRVRAQQGFFAIERTCPTCQGRGEVIDNPCSACSGTGRATIERTLSVNVPPGVEDGTRIRLAGEGEAGLRGGPSGDLYIFLSVKPHTFFQRDGADLYCRVPISMVRAALGGKITVHTIDGGETEIKIPEGAQTGKQIKVKAKGMPLLRGRESGDLYVQISVETPQSLTKRQRELLTEFEEESSHQTHPEATGFFAKMKDLFGK, encoded by the coding sequence ATGTCCAAACGCGACTTCTACGAAATTCTCGGCGTATCCAAGACCTCGACCGACGTCGAGCTGAAGATCGCCTTTCGCAAGGCCGCGATGCAATATCATCCGGACCGCAATCCCGGCGACTCGGAGGCCGAGGCGCGCTTCAAGGAGGTCAATGAGGCCTATCAATGCCTCTCCGACACGCAGAAGCGCGCCGCCTATGACCGTTTCGGCCATGCCGCCTTCGAGCAAGGCGGCGGCGGCTTCGGCGGCGGCGACGGCTTCGCCGCCTCGATGGCCGATATTTTCGACGATCTCTTCGGCGAGGTGATGGGACGGCGCGGCGGCGGCCGCGGCTCCGCTCGCGAGCGTGGCTCGGACTTGCGCTATAATATGGAGATCACGCTGGAGGAGGCCTTCCACGGCAAGGCGGCGACGCTGAAGCTGCCGACCTCCGTCTCCTGCGAGCCCTGCGGCGGCACCGGCGCCAAAAAGGGCTCCAAGCCCAAGACCTGCCCCACCTGCGCCGGCCATGGCCGGGTCCGCGCCCAGCAGGGCTTCTTCGCCATAGAGCGCACCTGCCCCACCTGCCAGGGCCGCGGCGAGGTGATCGACAACCCCTGCTCGGCCTGCTCGGGAACCGGCCGCGCCACCATAGAGCGCACGCTCTCCGTCAATGTGCCGCCCGGCGTCGAGGACGGCACGCGCATCCGCCTCGCCGGCGAGGGCGAGGCCGGCCTGCGCGGCGGCCCCTCCGGCGACCTCTATATTTTCCTGTCGGTGAAGCCGCATACGTTCTTCCAGCGCGACGGGGCCGATCTCTATTGCCGCGTGCCGATCTCCATGGTGCGCGCGGCGCTCGGCGGCAAGATCACCGTGCATACGATCGACGGCGGCGAGACCGAGATCAAAATCCCCGAAGGCGCCCAAACCGGCAAGCAGATCAAGGTGAAAGCCAAGGGCATGCCGCTGCTGCGCGGGCGCGAATCGGGCGATCTCTATGTGCAGATCAGCGTCGAGACGCCGCAAAGTCTCACCAAGCGCCAACGCGAGCTGCTCACCGAATTCGAGGAGGAATCGTCCCACCAGACGCATCCGGAGGCGACCGGATTCTTCGCGAAGATGAAAGACCTGTTCGGCAAATGA
- a CDS encoding DUF86 domain-containing protein, with protein sequence MKRKSPLAPVGHMLDCANWAISYIEGMEKADFLSDRRTQQAVIMNLLVIGEMASRLAREHSEFWEKYPQAPWRDMTSMRNRIAHGYFDLNLDTIWDTVLTSLPELIYSLQPIFAELAARGDASDEPTQD encoded by the coding sequence ATGAAGCGAAAATCTCCCCTCGCCCCGGTCGGCCATATGCTGGATTGCGCGAATTGGGCAATTTCCTACATCGAAGGAATGGAAAAGGCGGATTTTCTGAGCGACCGGCGCACCCAGCAGGCGGTCATCATGAATCTGCTGGTAATCGGTGAAATGGCGTCGCGTCTGGCTCGTGAGCACTCCGAATTCTGGGAGAAATATCCGCAAGCGCCCTGGCGAGACATGACCTCCATGCGCAATCGGATCGCCCACGGCTATTTCGACCTGAACTTGGACACGATCTGGGACACGGTGCTGACATCGCTTCCCGAACTGATATACAGCCTGCAGCCGATCTTCGCCGAGCTCGCCGCGCGCGGCGACGCCTCGGACGAACCAACCCAAGACTGA
- a CDS encoding nucleotidyltransferase family protein, whose product MKPSVALQTNREAIRAAVGRNRAANPRVFGSVLHGDDEDGSDIDILVDALPGATLFDLGRLQVELEEILGVRVDLLTPGDISRYFRERVLAEARPI is encoded by the coding sequence ATGAAACCCTCGGTCGCACTGCAGACAAATCGTGAGGCGATCCGCGCCGCGGTCGGCCGCAACCGCGCCGCCAATCCGCGTGTCTTCGGCTCGGTTCTCCACGGCGACGACGAGGACGGCAGCGATATCGACATTCTGGTCGACGCGCTGCCAGGGGCGACACTCTTCGATCTCGGGCGGCTGCAAGTCGAACTCGAGGAAATATTGGGCGTTCGCGTCGATCTGCTTACGCCGGGGGATATTTCACGTTATTTTCGGGAGCGTGTCTTGGCCGAGGCCCGGCCGATATGA
- the dnaK gene encoding molecular chaperone DnaK: MAKIIGIDLGTTNSCVAVMEGSSPKVIENAEGARTTPSIVAFTEDGERLVGQPAKRQAVTNPERTFFAIKRLIGRSFDDPMTKKDIGLVPYKIVKAPNGDAWVQSDGKQYSPSQISAFILQKMKETAEAYLGQTVTQAVITVPAYFNDAQRQATKDAGKIAGLEVLRIINEPTAAALAYGLDKKGAGTIAVYDLGGGTFDVSILEIGDGVFEVKSTNGDTFLGGEDFDSRLVEYLAGEFKKEQGIDLTKDKLALQRLKEASEKAKIELSSATQTEINLPYITADASGPKHLTLKLTRAKFEALVDDLIQRTIEPCRKALKDAGLSAAEIGEVVLVGGMTRMPKVQEVVKQFFGKEPHKGVNPDEVVAIGAAVQAGVLQGDVKDVLLLDVTPLSLGIETLGGVFTRLIDRNTTIPTKKSQVFSTAEDNQTAVTIRVFQGEREMAQDNKLLGQFDLVGIPPAPRGVPQIEVTFDIDANGIVNVTAKDKATNKEQQIRIQASGGLSDADIDKMVKDAEAHATEDKARRELVDTKNHGEAAVHSAEKSLSEFGDKVSGADKSAIEAAIAALKTALEGEDAEAIKAKTNELTQASMKLGEAMYKAQQSEGAAPAGETHAQDDVIDADFKEVGGDDKKK, from the coding sequence ATGGCTAAAATCATCGGCATCGACCTCGGCACGACCAATTCCTGCGTGGCCGTCATGGAAGGGTCGAGCCCCAAGGTCATCGAGAACGCGGAAGGCGCGCGCACCACGCCGTCCATCGTCGCTTTCACCGAGGACGGAGAGCGTCTCGTCGGCCAGCCCGCCAAGCGTCAGGCGGTGACCAATCCCGAGCGCACCTTCTTCGCCATCAAGCGCCTCATCGGCCGCTCCTTCGACGATCCGATGACCAAGAAGGACATCGGCCTCGTCCCCTATAAGATCGTCAAGGCCCCCAATGGCGATGCCTGGGTGCAGTCGGACGGCAAGCAATATTCGCCCTCGCAGATTTCCGCCTTCATCCTGCAGAAGATGAAGGAGACGGCCGAGGCCTATCTCGGCCAGACCGTCACTCAGGCGGTCATCACCGTTCCCGCTTACTTCAACGACGCCCAGCGCCAGGCCACCAAGGACGCCGGCAAGATCGCCGGCCTCGAGGTGCTGCGCATCATCAACGAGCCGACGGCCGCCGCGCTCGCCTATGGCCTCGACAAGAAGGGCGCCGGCACGATCGCGGTCTATGACCTCGGCGGCGGCACCTTCGACGTGTCCATCCTCGAGATCGGCGACGGCGTGTTCGAGGTGAAGTCCACCAATGGCGACACCTTCCTGGGCGGCGAGGATTTCGACAGCCGCCTCGTCGAATATCTCGCCGGCGAATTCAAGAAGGAGCAGGGCATCGATCTCACCAAGGACAAGCTCGCTCTGCAGCGCCTGAAGGAAGCGTCCGAGAAGGCGAAGATCGAGCTCTCCTCGGCCACGCAGACCGAGATCAACCTTCCCTACATCACCGCCGACGCCTCCGGCCCGAAGCATCTGACCCTGAAGCTGACGCGCGCCAAATTCGAGGCGCTGGTCGATGATCTCATCCAGCGCACCATCGAGCCCTGCCGCAAGGCGCTGAAGGACGCCGGCCTCTCGGCGGCGGAGATCGGCGAAGTGGTGCTGGTCGGCGGCATGACCCGCATGCCGAAGGTTCAGGAGGTGGTGAAGCAGTTCTTCGGCAAGGAGCCGCACAAGGGCGTCAACCCGGACGAGGTGGTCGCCATCGGCGCGGCGGTGCAGGCCGGCGTTCTGCAGGGCGATGTGAAGGACGTTCTGCTGCTCGACGTGACGCCTCTGTCGCTCGGCATCGAGACGCTGGGCGGCGTGTTCACGCGCCTCATCGACCGCAACACGACCATCCCGACCAAGAAGAGCCAGGTGTTCTCCACGGCGGAGGACAATCAGACCGCCGTCACCATTCGCGTCTTCCAGGGCGAGCGCGAGATGGCGCAGGACAATAAGCTGCTCGGCCAGTTCGATCTCGTCGGCATTCCGCCGGCGCCGCGCGGCGTGCCGCAGATCGAGGTGACTTTCGACATCGACGCCAATGGCATCGTCAATGTGACGGCGAAGGACAAGGCCACCAATAAGGAGCAGCAGATCCGCATCCAGGCCTCGGGCGGCCTGTCGGACGCCGACATCGACAAGATGGTCAAGGACGCCGAGGCGCACGCCACCGAGGACAAGGCGCGTCGTGAGCTCGTCGACACCAAGAACCATGGCGAGGCGGCCGTGCATTCGGCCGAGAAGTCGCTGTCCGAGTTCGGCGACAAGGTGTCGGGCGCCGACAAGAGCGCGATCGAGGCCGCTATTGCGGCGCTGAAGACCGCGCTCGAGGGCGAGGACGCCGAGGCGATCAAGGCCAAGACCAATGAGCTGACCCAGGCTTCGATGAAGCTCGGCGAGGCGATGTACAAGGCCCAGCAGTCCGAAGGCGCCGCCCCGGCGGGCGAGACCCATGCGCAGGACGATGTCATCGACGCGGACTTCAAGGAAGTCGGCGGCGACGACAAGAAGAAGTAA
- a CDS encoding phosphatase PAP2 family protein: protein MLPHSIEPLLRIVAALGDAGFVLPASGGLAAALWAAGDRRAAVAFLGAIALCGVMATVAKIFSMAFGPPALHSPSGHAALAVAFFLPLSAIFMRVRERRAGIFAAALCLTAAVLVAIVRVAQGAHTEPEAFAGFFIGLASFGLFLRAAPAQVSIGAPAIIVFFIAAVAIQSQIGLSIEVEGPLERIATRLAEMLSL, encoded by the coding sequence GTGCTTCCCCACTCGATCGAACCCCTCCTGCGAATCGTCGCCGCCCTCGGCGACGCCGGCTTCGTCCTTCCGGCGAGCGGCGGGCTCGCCGCGGCGCTCTGGGCGGCCGGCGACCGCCGCGCGGCCGTCGCTTTCCTCGGCGCCATAGCGCTGTGCGGCGTCATGGCGACCGTCGCCAAAATCTTCTCCATGGCCTTCGGCCCGCCGGCGCTGCACAGCCCCAGCGGCCACGCCGCGCTGGCGGTGGCCTTCTTCCTGCCGCTCTCCGCAATTTTCATGCGCGTTCGCGAGAGGCGCGCCGGAATTTTCGCCGCCGCCCTCTGCCTGACGGCGGCCGTGCTCGTCGCCATCGTCAGAGTGGCGCAGGGCGCGCATACGGAGCCGGAGGCTTTCGCGGGATTTTTCATAGGCTTGGCGTCGTTCGGCCTGTTCCTGCGCGCCGCCCCGGCGCAGGTCTCGATCGGCGCGCCGGCGATCATCGTCTTCTTCATCGCCGCTGTCGCGATTCAGTCCCAAATCGGGCTCAGCATAGAAGTGGAGGGGCCGCTCGAGCGCATTGCGACACGGCTCGCCGAGATGCTGTCGCTCTAG
- a CDS encoding efflux RND transporter periplasmic adaptor subunit, with protein MQMSRLLRSAAALTVLLLLSACDNSARKAEDPARVVLVAPVHYAPRSPTRQFVAAIRPRVETDQSFRVAGKVVRRLVENGQSIKAGDLLAVLDEADLRLQKEQAEAELSAARMALEQAAADERRAQTLRKDGWTAQAALDRQKAQAEEARGRQQRALRAVELAKNALDYASLRADSDGVVTATFIEPGQVVAAGQAAVRVARAGALEAVVALPEAFASLAGAGEASLFLWSDPAKTYRASLRELGASADAATRTFSARYSILGADEKVGLGMSATLTLAGKDQGVAAALPLAALFDQGSGPSVWKVEEGGKLTLAPVSVLRYEAKTALIAAGVAEGDRVVVLGAHKLDPGQRVRPVDAETL; from the coding sequence ATGCAGATGAGTCGATTGTTGCGGTCCGCGGCGGCGTTAACCGTGCTTCTCCTGCTTTCCGCCTGTGACAATTCCGCCCGCAAGGCCGAGGACCCGGCGCGGGTCGTGCTCGTCGCGCCCGTTCATTACGCGCCGCGCTCGCCGACGCGCCAATTCGTCGCCGCCATCCGTCCCCGCGTCGAGACCGACCAATCCTTCCGCGTCGCCGGCAAGGTGGTGCGCCGTCTCGTCGAGAATGGGCAATCCATCAAGGCCGGCGATCTTCTGGCCGTGCTGGACGAGGCCGATCTGCGCCTGCAGAAGGAGCAGGCCGAGGCGGAACTCTCCGCCGCGCGCATGGCGCTGGAGCAGGCCGCCGCCGACGAGCGCCGCGCGCAGACCTTGCGCAAGGACGGCTGGACCGCGCAGGCGGCGCTCGATCGCCAGAAAGCGCAGGCCGAGGAGGCGCGCGGCCGCCAGCAGCGCGCGCTGCGGGCCGTCGAGCTCGCCAAGAATGCGCTGGATTACGCCTCGCTGCGCGCCGATTCGGACGGGGTGGTGACGGCGACCTTCATCGAGCCGGGGCAGGTGGTCGCGGCGGGGCAGGCCGCGGTGCGCGTCGCCCGCGCCGGCGCGCTCGAGGCCGTCGTCGCTCTGCCGGAGGCCTTCGCCTCCCTCGCCGGAGCCGGGGAGGCGAGCCTCTTCCTCTGGTCCGATCCGGCCAAGACCTATCGCGCTAGCCTGCGCGAGCTCGGCGCCTCCGCCGACGCCGCCACCCGCACCTTCTCCGCGCGCTATTCGATCCTCGGCGCAGATGAGAAGGTGGGGCTCGGCATGAGCGCGACGCTGACGCTCGCCGGCAAGGATCAGGGCGTCGCCGCGGCCCTGCCGCTGGCGGCTCTGTTCGATCAAGGCTCCGGCCCCAGCGTGTGGAAGGTGGAGGAGGGCGGCAAGCTCACCCTCGCGCCCGTCTCCGTGCTGCGCTACGAGGCCAAGACGGCGCTCATCGCCGCCGGCGTCGCCGAGGGCGACCGCGTGGTCGTGCTCGGCGCCCATAAGCTCGATCCCGGCCAGCGCGTGCGTCCGGTCGACGCCGAGACTCTGTGA